GGAGAGCTTTTGGAAGGATTCGAATTTCTTCTCATTCTTAAGAAGACGTTTGGCTCACAGTCGGCATCATGATTGAACGAACAAAGTTTTCCTACTAGTCTAGAAACATGTGAGCAATGGCAAGTCACTCTATCATCGGACTATGTCCATGTATATTCAAAGGTGGTGTTCCGACTACCCCTACTGATCAGGATTATAATACTTCCTCCAATTATGCTCCTCCTTGAACCCCAAAACCTCCTTAATCTTCCGATTACTCAACGGCGCCTCCCACTCGTCCATCTCGCGCGTAACAGGCGTATTCGGCGCATATTGTTCTAAAAACTGCTTGGTCGGGAACGTCGCGGTTATCGTGTCATTCGTCGCATTAAACACCTGGAATCCCAACCCATCTCTCTGCACACATAAATCGCAGATCTGACCCAAATCGCGCGCATCAATGTAGGCCCACGCATTTCTCTTACGCGTCTCCGGATGCTGGATGTAGCGCGGGAAGTCGCGCTCGTACTCGTGGGGTTCGATGACATTGCCAATGCGCAGGGCGTAGATGTCGGCGTCGAAGCGGCGGGCGAAACCGCGGGCGACGCGTTCGCCGCAGAGCTTGGAGATGGCATATGTGTCCATGGGGTTTACGTCCATGTCTTCGACGAGGGGGAAGGCCGTGTAGTCGAGGTTACCTTGACCAAAGCAGACTTCGTATGTGGTTTCGCTGCTGGCGATGATGATTTTCTTGACGCCGAGTTTGCAGGCGGCTTCGATGACGTTGTAGGTGGAGCGCACGTTGCCAGCGTAGCACTCGTTGTCTGGGACGAGCATGTTGCGCGCGTAGGCGGCGAAGTGGATGACTGCGTCGGGCGGGCTAGGGACTTGGGCGTCTTCATAGCCGCTGAAGTTGAAGTGCGTGGTTAGGGCATTGAAGACTTGACCACTGTCTGTGAGGTCGGTTTTGAGGGTGAAGACGTTAGCGCTGGGGTCCGGGAAGTCGATTAGGTCCAGGTTGAGGACTTGATAGCCTCTCTTGAGGAGCTCGGGGATAACATGGCGACCGGCTTTTCCCGAGCCGCCAGTGAAGACGATGCGTTTTCCTGAGGAGGTTGCCATGGTTGTGTGGAGGGTGTCCGTGGATCAATTGGTCGTGTTATGATCAATGGGTGGAGTTGAGTTGTTGTTTGGTATACGGCAGTTGGAGGGGCATGTTAGATGTAGGTAGCACTTGGCGGGGGATCACCATCTTCATAGACGTCATTTGCGACTGAAACGACTTGTCCCACCGGGTACGCGGTGGAAACAAGTCGAGAGAGGCTTAGCGTGGCCTACAAGGATGAGGTTGTgaccagactccgcaacaatcaatcggatcggcatgattgattcctatctaggttaaaggctgcctaatgaagtaattctttaacctatataggaatcaatcatgtcaatcgattgattgttgcggagtctggttGTGACGATGATGCTCCATCAATGTCAGCACAACAAGAAGAAAATGACCAGCTGTACAGCCTAAATGTAGTCGCTGTAGAACAATGTCCCAAGAAGCGCGAGCTGAGACGAGCGCGTTGTACTGTAGGCCTTGGGCGGGGTAGATGTAGCTCGGTAGTTATGCACCACTAGTTAACGCTCTAGGTGAGTTACGCTAACGACTACCTAGGTATAGCACGGATGGCAAATGCTGGCCCGGGTATCCTGCATCTTCTGTTTTACCAGCAGCATAGAATTTCCGAGTAAGTCACCGATTAGGGGGTGGATAGGTTGGTGTTGGGTTGGTATTAGGTTGTGTAGTGTTGGGTCAGCTTACGTAAGACCCTGACCCAACCTCTACCTTAACCCTAGGTACCTATTTACCTGCGTAGCTCAGAGAATTTGGAGACCGCGTTAATAGAACTAGCGGGAGCATAGTTTACGATAGGCTTTTCTGTGTTGCAACCTTAAAGCTTATAAGCTTAAAAAATAATAGACACAGAAGGTATCGGATTACGCTTGTCTGTATGCAAGCGCGCGGACAGTCTGAGGACCTAGAAGAGAAAACGTCCCGTTACACCGTGCGTTTCAACACGCTTAGACAGACTTTAGATGAAGATCAATCGTTTCTCCACTAGACAGATAAGGATGGCGAATGAGTAGGGTACTTACCTAGTGAATATAAGTATGATATTCGCCTCCCTAAGCATTAGACAAGACAAAATCATCGTTCTCATCAGCCGTCTGTTTTACCATCTACTCAATCATCATGAAACTCGCCTCGATCATCGCAACCGCTATTCTAGCCGCGCACCCGACCATTGCGGCATTTTGTCTTGGTGGGTGGATCACATGCAGCTGTAAGTTAATCTGCCTTTCTCCGCCTTGTTGACGCTTACACCTCAAAGACCCAGACTATGCTTGCGACGCTAGTTGCCCAAATGTCTCCAGCGGTTGCGGATGTACTGATTATTGGGGTGGGGTTGGGAATTTAGAAGGTTCACATTGTATAGACAGACTCTCGACACGTCATCTAAGATGCCCGTGGACAGGCCACAACGCTCCTTCTATATGCAACCCAGCGAAACATGGTGGTTGCGGGGGGTTTGAATTTTGAGACTGAAGATTTGTATTGGGGTCTACTACAAACCGAGATCGTCTATCTATATATAGTGTGGTGTGGTAGCATGACACAGGATCGGGAGATTAAGCAGAAGCGCAGCGTCTTATCAGAGGGCAAAGATATAAAGTAAAAGGTTCTCGGGTGGAAAGAGTATTCATTCCTTCACAAACGCACAGTACTACTACTGGTTGCGAGTCAAAATCTGTCTCCTTGTACCGCGCAATACGATATCCTGCTACGATATTAATTCTCATTCTCTTTGCATTATACATTAGACAAATACATAAGACCTCTAGCGCGTCCGATGCTGATCAAACTGGGGTTACCATATATGCTAGTAGCGAGCTGTAGTATTACTGGCCTCGGAAATATGTCCTTGCAAAGAGACAAAGCGTAGGGGAACTGGAGGAGTAAAGTCTCTATCTAAGATTCTGCACGCTTCTTAGCCGTTGTTGAGTATGTTGTAGTAGGTAGCATGGCTGGTATATTACGACGCAGTGTTTCCCAACCACGCGTGGAGAGATGGTACACAGCTCGAAATCATTGTTTGTACCTAGGTGCATGAAGTTTATAAAATATCCTCTTCCAACACTACTCCCATGCCTGAATAGCATCAGCTCGACTCTTTTCAATGCGCCATTCCTTGTAGTTCTTCTTTTAATTCATAACTAGCACGACTTGATCGCGTCCGGGCCTAAGAGACATCTGGCCAAGGAAGCTTTCGTAATACCGTGTAGATCGTACATTGGCTGCTAAGCGTGATGGTCGTGCGAAGGAGCCTTGTCCCCTCGTACAGTTGTTCCTAGCCGAACACCTTTACACTGCTATGCAAAGGGTAGTAGCTTTGGCTCAAAATTCAATGTTTGATAGGGATACCAATCAATGCTAGAaccagtgatcggaatggtctggtctgacttggtcttggtctggtctagaccgccaagacttggtctggtctggcgattttttgagaccgtggtcggaccggtctagatgatcggaccggtccggctataaataggtccacgtgactagatcttagactaatctagccagaaaatttagcacaatatgagtcattaagatcaaggtaagtcttctacttacatagaacaatcaagtccttaacaacctacttatatactattgttatggagccttcaacaccaacctcaccgtccccatcgaatattataagactagatttaacgtctcttactccatctcctaagaggtataccgacaggcccaccaaaaacagaagctcctactcaaggatcttcaagctcaacacacatacaacaatcaaagtcccgaagggaacaccaagagaaatctcgagcgcgttctactcactcaagctaggacatggatacttcaactcctaccttaagagattcaacaagagagactgcaatctatgtatatgctacaaaccacaaacaccacagcatctacttctagattgcaaacagtacaaaacacatcgaaatacactcaaagaagcaataccacacagacccatcaccctcccactcctcctccaaacaaagacaggcatcaaagctactctagcctttattgcaagtactaggattggcacgagaaaatggcaccttgggcaaaccaccgaacagacagacactgtataaaactacaaaaacaatatttccttatctaaaagagcccgctgctacatctctttctattcaccacactgctctttagcacccgcgccaatggaagactagctctgaaattggagtacgcaaaacaccacccaaattgtacaagacccatagaaactccacaacgaccatcatacatagaacggcttagccaaagtcctacatagtcaccgactgatacaggactctaatggaaatataataatataataataatactccatctcctatccccacgtcatcacccacccctatactatcacccactcctattcaatatcacgaatctccagatgagttcgtgcagggcggtatcacgtacgtgaaacgtgcaataattgcaaggaaggatttccgtcaaggtacatcacacatctggaagtacggactccaatacattcgagatagcgataagaaagaggtgtattactgccatgagtgcagggttgggaagagcaagcaagagttgtttgtcatcaatggcacttctaggatccggaatcacctggaacagaagcaccagattgatcccagagtggcatcaagcgaaagggttctgtacggaagtctataatcgaccagcaaaaggatggggctgcttccagcatctttttctggaaggagtcagtagagaagtttaaagagcttctaattcgttggattgtgtact
This sequence is a window from Pyrenophora tritici-repentis strain M4 chromosome 4, whole genome shotgun sequence. Protein-coding genes within it:
- a CDS encoding UDP-glucose 4-epimerase, translating into MATSSGKRIVFTGGSGKAGRHVIPELLKRGYQVLNLDLIDFPDPSANVFTLKTDLTDSGQVFNALTTHFNFSGYEDAQVPSPPDAVIHFAAYARNMLVPDNECYAGNVRSTYNVIEAACKLGVKKIIIASSETTYEVCFGQGNLDYTAFPLVEDMDVNPMDTYAISKLCGERVARGFARRFDADIYALRIGNVIEPHEYERDFPRYIQHPETRKRNAWAYIDARDLGQICDLCVQRDGLGFQVFNATNDTITATFPTKQFLEQYAPNTPVTREMDEWEAPLSNRKIKEVLGFKEEHNWRKYYNPDQ